A single region of the bacterium genome encodes:
- a CDS encoding dipeptidase, producing the protein MPKTDASCLAADLHCDAPMKIVMGKTLTDRTSHVTIKRLQQGRVGLQVFACWVPPSYRRQKAIDYTLDMIVRTKKEISKHPNDLMIVTDKASWKKCLKEKKTGIILGIEGGHALGEEAGNLKMFHALGVRILTLTWNNSNKFAVSGMSAGKTKKDPGLTAEGLKLVKLADSLGVMLDLSHSSEKTFWDVLKVAKKPPFASHSCARALNKKFQFRNLSDEQIKALARAGGLIGVNFYPGFLGEKRKPADINSVADQFDHMKKLAGVECLALGSDFDGINEVPKGLEGPDKIPDLLKVFEKRGFSNEEIRKIALDNFIRYMGW; encoded by the coding sequence ATGCCTAAAACAGACGCCTCCTGCCTGGCCGCCGACCTCCACTGCGACGCACCCATGAAGATCGTCATGGGGAAAACACTGACAGACAGAACCAGCCATGTGACGATAAAAAGATTACAACAAGGCCGGGTCGGCCTTCAGGTCTTCGCCTGCTGGGTGCCTCCCTCCTATCGCCGCCAGAAGGCCATAGACTACACCCTGGACATGATCGTCAGAACAAAAAAGGAGATCTCCAAACACCCGAATGATCTGATGATCGTGACCGACAAGGCTTCCTGGAAGAAATGCCTGAAGGAGAAGAAGACCGGGATCATTCTGGGCATCGAAGGCGGACACGCCTTGGGCGAGGAAGCCGGGAACCTGAAAATGTTTCACGCCCTGGGCGTCAGAATACTGACCCTGACCTGGAACAATTCCAACAAGTTCGCCGTCTCGGGGATGAGCGCCGGCAAGACCAAGAAAGACCCGGGGCTGACAGCTGAAGGCTTAAAGCTGGTAAAATTAGCCGACTCGCTGGGGGTGATGCTGGACCTCTCCCATTCTTCCGAAAAGACCTTTTGGGATGTGCTGAAAGTTGCCAAGAAACCGCCTTTTGCCTCCCATTCCTGCGCCCGGGCTTTAAACAAGAAGTTTCAGTTCCGGAACCTTAGCGATGAACAGATAAAGGCCCTGGCCCGGGCCGGGGGATTGATCGGAGTCAATTTTTATCCCGGCTTCCTGGGGGAAAAGCGAAAACCGGCCGACATCAATTCCGTGGCGGACCAGTTTGACCATATGAAGAAGCTGGCCGGGGTTGAGTGCCTGGCCCTGGGCTCTGATTTTGACGGGATCAACGAGGTGCCAAAGGGTTTGGAGGGTCCGGACAAGATCCCTGATCTGCTGAAGGTGTTTGAGAAACGGGGTTTCAGTAATGAAGAGATACGCAAGATAGCGCTGGATAACTTTATAAGATATATGGGTTGGTGA